In Zygosaccharomyces rouxii strain CBS732 chromosome E complete sequence, the DNA window GACATAAAGATATACctatgtatatatatatattctTAAATTAAACCTAACTCGttattctttccaattggtcGCTACCTTCCATAGTATCCATAGAGTGAATATGTGATAAAACGTCTCTTTTACTTGATTCTGTAATTGCTCCATCACACATTAGCATTTCGTCTAAAATAGCATAAGCTTTaccaaaattgaatatgATATCCAACTCACAAACGTTGCCAAAATACGTATCCATTGTCTCCACGTATCGATGAATTATCTCTAGAGTTAACAACTCGTTATCTGCTTCAGGTGTGATCCCACATATGAAATAAAGACTTGCATATCTTCTATAGACCACCTTGTGATCGGAATACTCTACAATGTTACACATCTTGGGTTTACGGGAAAGAAtcaatggtggtaattcttTACTAATCTTCGTCTTTTCCTTAGGAGTATATGGGGTATACCATTTCACAAGTCTGACTTTGCCTTGTCTAGAGGCAAGAATCATATACTTTATCTGGGTCATGATTGTTATTTTGTGCTTGTCTTTTTCTTATGGCTTAAAGGAGGGTTGAATTGGGCTTAAAGTTCTGTCAACTTTAGATCTAAACAAGGCATCTTAATCTTCAACGGATTCACGTGATAGCTCGAAACATCTCTTCAATTGGATATAGGATTATTCTTTTGGATGTCTAACTGATATATATCTATACGATTTTCTATTTTGTCCTTTGGGCTCTTACTCGCTGTCCTCTTCTTCGGCGGGCGGCACCCAAGGTGCAGGTTTGAAATACTCTTGGTCAGCCAGGACATCAGCtcttaatttttccttgTCATCTGCAAATTCCAACAAGTATTCCAATTCAAGTTCATGGCACTGTCTTCCTAGGATCACCAACGAATGCAATGGTTCGCCTGCATCGTATTGAGACAATTCCTCAATAGTACCCGCTTTGAACTGCTGAGAAGCTGAACCTAGTCTACTAACTGCTACTACAGGTGTATTTGGAGTATAAGCCTTTGTACCTCTTTTCTCCTCGATTTCAAGCAATTGTTCACAACATTGGGAGATTGACATGTATCTAGGTGGTTCAAAGATGAGTCTACCTCTAGCCATGTTTTCAATACTCTGTTCTTTGACCTTGATATCTAAAAGCACTAAAGTGTGTAATCCAATCCTTCTATTCTCCATGATCTTATCGTACCAAGAATCAGGTCTCCAGTTATCAGTAAAGAAGACCATTGAAATGGTTTGTCCAAATTGGTACAATTGTAATCCGCAGGAGCCCACGGCGTTCATAATTGATGCATTGTGAACGATGTCTACGGCAATATTTTGACGTTTGGCTCTAAGAACCAAATCCGTATGAGTAGTAGCACCTAATGGATCACCAACCACTAAGAAGGCAACATCTTCCTTGTCAGCATTGGCCAAAATTTTATCAGATCCACTTTCAACCAATTCTCTATCAGCCAAGATAATAGGCTTTCCATAAAATGATTCTAACTCTTCTTGTGAAGCTGCCATGAGAATACTTGTATAGTGCTCTAAATACACTCTAGAACATTTTCTAACTGCTTCTAAACCACGTAGAGTAATATCAGACTTGTAGGACAAGCCTAGACCAACCAAATAAAGCATCTCGTTGATTTTTAGATCGTCTTTTCAATAGTTCTTTTTAAtatgagatgagctttgTAGTATGGGAGCCAAATTTTTGTATGCCCTCTTGAaaatgcgatgagcttgcACTGCAGTGACTACATTGGAAAACCAAGAAGGTTGTAAAGAAAGCACCCCTGCCAGATTTGTGACAGAGTTTTTGGAGCTTTATAACTAAAATCtatttattttatcaatgGTGGACAGTGCTGGTATGGAAGCTGACATCGAAACACAACCGCTTTTAGGTTCTTCCCCTTCACGACAAGTGCTTCACAGGGGTAGAAAATCCAGAAGACGTTACTACACGTTTGGCATTACCTCCATTTTGGTCCTGCTAACTTTAGGAGCATTTGTTTGGAGACCGATACTCTCTTCACAGGTTGTAGTGGGTAATGCAGTGCAGGTCTCTAACGTTGAAATCTCTAAAGTTCACTTAGATGGATGGAATTCAGAGGGTAATCAGCTGCAGTTGACTACAAACTTGAATTTTTGGGTAGACTATGAGGATTGGATTGCTGGTAATCAATCCCAGCTGTCGCCATGGCAGAAAGGCTTGAGTCGATTCGCTAGTGAGAAATTAGTAAGGACTGCCTGCTTTACATTGAACAATATTACGAATTATGATCAAAATGGAACTGTAGCTTATGTGACAGTTAAGGAACCTATTTGTATTGATTTACGACAGGGCCAAATCACTCCACTACAATTAACGGTACTTGTGGAACCACGTATTAGTAACATATTCAAAGtgattaaaaaattggttttacACCAATACGATGATTTGCAAATTTCCTCTAAAGTGGATGTTACCATCGGTAAACGTGTTGCCATGTTGCACATACCTTTGGGTAGacttaaaaatttgaatatcaAATGGAATCAGATGCAATCTTATCTTCGCGGTGCAAGTGAGGTTTTAAACAGGCTACTGAGTATGGTGAATGATGTTAGCATCCAAGACTTCACCATGAAAGATTCCGAAAGTGGATTTAGTTTTGATGTAAGTGCTGATCCACTTAGCATTCCTACGGGTTTTGATTGGTTTGGATGGCCAATAGATTCTCAAATTCCACAAATTAATTGGCAGGTAAAATTACCTGACTGTGCCGACGAATGTACCATTGAACTACCATCACTTACATGTTTGAGTGATGCTGTCAAAGTAGAGGATCCATTAAAATTATCTGCCTTTATTGATGTAAAGGGACCGCTACCAGAGAGTTTTCTCACACAAGTTTGCTGGTCAGACGATGAGAATGCTGTGACTCccattaccaattttttaaacAGGTTACTAAACGCATCGCAGATGGTTCACATAGAGGCCCAGGGTTATCCAATAACCAATTCTcatgataatgataacaattttttaatacCTCCTGAAACTCTCAAGATCCTGTTGGAAGAAATGTCATTTATCCCTCTGGCAGCTAATATGACGCTAGATTCGAGAGATTCTTTGCGAAGGGTCACTATTGATGGTCTAAGAATCAAATGGACCGCTGGCGGTCATCGCTTGGTAGTAGCGGGCAAAATGGTGGCCTTGGTTGGGTTACCTTTTTATAAGACTAACGGCCAACATATGGCCGTAGATCACATAAAAGGTGTTATAAAGCTGTTCCACGATGACATACAGTTCCTTGCCGTGCCGATGAGAGTTTGGACACCATCGACTTCGAAAATTCTACACGATGAGAAGAAACAGACGGTAATTGAACTTCTATTAGATATTCGTGACGATGAAGTACAAGTGACAAACAGCATGGAGCTTACGAGGGTCCTCAACGAAATCATTGTTAGAGGACACGCTGAAGTTCAAGTATCTGCAAGACTCGACCTCCTAGTCAGTACGCCTTTAGGGGAACTAGCTCTTTTAGGTCTAAAAGAGCAGGGAAATGCGATCGTAAGGTCTTAAACGAGAAGAAGTGTACGTAAACTCCGCTGTGGTGCGGCTCGCTATGTAGTCCATTTATTTGCAAGGCAACACTACTACCAATTTACATAAAATATCATTACTGGTCTTAATACAACTCTCAGGATTGTCAACTTATCCAGTCTATGTGCTCTGTCTGATTCTTTTCTGTTCCCTATTCTTTTCCAGTACACGGCTGAAATGGATTCCCCGCGTTAAGCATCTCGGAGTTCAGTTTTGGAAGCATGAATGAGAAAAATTCGAGAAGTTCAACGATATGTAGAACATAATTTAAGGATATTTTAGACCAATCTACTACCTATTATTCATAATATCGTGGAATGTGTCTATTGTAGATACGTGATGAGTTAAAGTTTCGTAATgggatttgaaattggttgCTATTTCCTCCATCTTTGAACGAGTCTTATATTCCTTAGTTTAGTAttacttcttcttgctcATTATGAAATATACATGTAATGGATGATACCTCAAAGATAGGAAGGCAAACATCCTCTTAGCATGTCGTCAAAGGAAGGCCAAGTTTGGTAAAACGAAGCCTGCGTGTGTGCCATCGACTACGGAGTGACATACGATGCTGAGCCAGCATGACCAGTAGAGGTAAGAGTGCAAATGTTGGCGGTGCTAAATTTTCTTGATCGAAATCTCTGAGTGTATTTGGGAGGACATATTGCGGCTGTGGGTAATGATGGTACTAGAGCCTACTTCCAGATTCCATAGACTCCGAATTCGTACAGAGATTCACGATCTGAAGAAGCATCTCTCTTCGTAAGAATGGCTGATAGATCTCGAACCGAAATACGACGTTGTAGGCGGTTCGGAGTTTGTATACGTGTTGAGACTGCTTTCACTGATGCTGCTGAGGGAGGTTTATTCGAAAAGCAATGTATGTCTGAAGAAAGAGCCTCTTATGGATGGGAAATATCCACATTTCCTtcatttcttcaagaaattaGCATAGTAGTTTAGCCTTAGTGATTAGTGATGGACCTGAGCCTAGCGGtgtggaagaattggtcATGACTAGGTCGGATTCAAACACAAGTATAAGGCAATTACAGTAAATTGTTAATGAACACTTAGTCAGACAGGATCCAACGTACTACTCGTAGCTACCTCTTGATGTCAAGGTCAAGCGTTAGATTTAAGAGTTAATTATTTGCAAAATAAGTGTTTGAATGCATAGTAGAGTAAGTTTTGGAGACTTGCATAGAAGTTTAAAGTCAAAGTTGAAGAGCAAAACATTAAAAACaatcgaaaaaaaaaaaaaattatatatatataattaGTGCACTATAAAATTAGAGTTGTGGTTATGATTATGTATTTTATCAGTctatccaaatttttttgtatTATTAATATTGTTACTCTATATTCTTAGTTATAACTCGTATTGTCATGAAAGTCCTCTATGCATTGTTTCGCCACTTCTTTATAATATtggtaattcttcttccatTTCCTCATCTTATAtctaaagaattttttggTAGACAAATCATCCCAATTGGAGGATTGGAAATCTGCCCAAGATCCAATGGTATCAAATCCAGTTAAAGATTTATCACCACTCGATTGACGTTTTGATCTAGAATGCAAAGAcgacgacgatgatgaaaagagTTGTCTTAATTTGTACCTGAAACCTTGTTTCTGATTGTatagagatgaattttcaaaatcactGTAACAGGGTAAAAAAGATGGTGGTGGCGGCAAGAGCGCATAATCCTTAGACTTTTCTTCCCGCTCTAAATTTGCCATATAATTATAATTTTTACCTTGCACTGGGGAAGAATCAGAAGCATTGTTTGGTGGTGTTAAAGCAGTTGGCAACTCGTTTGAACTTAATGGTGAAAATATGTCATAAAGGCTGCCATCTTTATCAGAATGTGAATTAGACTCCGATTCGGCCGAACCGCCATCGCTTGCAGGACTAGAGCTATCTCGTTCATATTTACGATGGTGACGACGTTCCTTATCATGCTGAACCATATAGAAAGAATTATCTGCTCCGTCTACAATAGTATTTGGCTCTAATCCACTATCGCACTCATGAAATAAAGTTAGAAAATTAGGTTGAGTTGTTGCATTTTCAGATATATTATTACTGTGAATATTATTTTCCTTGGTAGGTTCCCAAACTGTACCAATGTAATCCTTTTCGTCACCATCTTTCCAGATTGTAGAGATCTTGTCTTTGATGGGTCTACGCACAAGGGAATCTatgttgaaattggccAACGAATTGTAATCaccattttccacttcGAAAGTATAAAACGTTATATCCGAAGTTGCACTCatgaatccatttttattCACATTATTCACAAATATCTCGGGAAAGTTCATTGGAATAATGATTATATTAGTCCTTGGTTCCATAAATTTAGGTACCTCTTCACACCATCCATAAAACAAATatctttgtaaaagatgCCAGTCTTGGAATGACGAATTATTCAATTCAGGTTTCAAATCAACAATAATCTGTTTAATATCATCATATAATGCTTTGCGAATACTATCATAAGTATTTCTTAAAAACATTCCAGCCCAAGCTACCACATCTCCAATATCTACGCTAATTTCATTAGCATTGAAGATTTCTACTGAATACGTAGTGGGACATCTACGAATTACTTCAGAGACTTCTTGCATCTGTTTGACAGAAAgtgataatttgaaaagataaTCCATGACATCTGAATGGTCAGCAAAATCTGTAATTTCCAGTCTTTGAATACAAACTTCATCCTTTTCAAGGCTCTTCAAAAACTTTAATCTTTCTTCTAAGGTATCCAGGTCTTCATATTCTAAAAGTTGAATGAATCGATGGGCAAAGCATCTGTTTATCGAACTAAAGCGCTGAAGACCAGAGTAATCAACAAACATTTTTTGTCGTGCgtcttttattttttattttcagTAAAACAGTTAGTGATATCTGACCTTTTCAGTGACCTCTATTCCATCTTTTTATAGTTTATTGTCATAAAGTTATTCTCAGCGACAcaaaaatatcattattCTTCACTATCTTCATCGAATTACTGACGCGCGTCAGCATGACGCCGCGACACACTGACACTAGGGTTGACGCTGACGACGaataattcaaaaaataaaaggtGTAGAGTCCTTTACCGTAAAataagaatcaaaaatttggaatgcATTTTAAAAAGATCTCTATTCTGAGTTAATGGCCCTTTTGAGATACAATCTTGAATAACCAGTTATTTTTAGCCAAGGAGCCCGTTGaagattcaaagaagaattggacatttaaattggaataggaatgttttgaaaaattgttccagaaggaaagaaaaaagcCAGTGGTATCTGGTCCAGTTTTCGGGGTTGGTGACTTCATTGCACAGTTAGTCTTTCCCAGTGGTACCGCTAAAAACAATTACGATTTTGCTAGAACTGCTAGAGCTGTGCTTCAAGCTTCATGCATCTTCTCATTTATGGGTAACACATGGTACGGATATTTAAACAAAAGAGTTGAATGACCTCATCAGTCACCACCAAACACTCTTATCATATCATCTCGAGTTTTCGCCGTTGCTTAACTATGCTTTTGCATCACTTGGTATgcatttctatttcttctaCATGACTCTCCTCGAAAAGGGGAATCAGAGTATTGCCACTACTAGAGTGGGAAGAAACCTGGTGGACCACTTTAGAGATAAAGTATGTTATTCGGCCCACAGTACAGGGAGCTAAATTTATGCATGGGTAAGTACATTACACACTACCAAGGGTAAGTGTAACTACCATCCTTTTGGATATAACCTTGTCCTTAGAGAACAACACAATTGGTAAGGAATGAATATGCTAAAAATTTGTCACACTTTCAAGATTTATGGTTCTAATTTTTGCATTATTATTGTCCTTCGAGCATTGGAAGATCTGCTTCAGTTTCAGAGTCGgagatgaaaaagaaatgcaGTACCAATCAACTAAATCATATTACTTGAAAAGTTGGTGAGAAGAGTTCAGAAAAAACGTTGATAGTGTTTAAGTGGACGTTCTCTGTATATTTTTACAGCCTCGGTAGAGATGATGCTTTTCAAAAGAGCCCTTAAGCCTCTTCCTTTGCGTCGATTCGCAACTAATAGCGTGCAAGGGAAACCGGTATCAAAAGCCAACAAATTTAAACTGACAAAGACCAGAATCACCCTAGGAACCGTTTTATTATGTGGGACTGTTTACTACAATACTAGTGATACAGGACATGAATTGTTGAGACACGTCTTTTTAACTTCGAAAAGAATAGGTATAGTGACTGTAGCTACAGCTCGTTGTTTCTACAACTACAAAAAGGTTTTGAGAGGGGTTTAcgattctgaagaagagagaaaTGAAGCATTGTCAAAATGTCACAAGAAGTGTGCGCTAGTGACTTTGAATGCTTTACAGATAAACGGTGGTGTTTTCATCAAACTCGGTCAACACATTGGTGCGATGACGTATTTATTGCCTGCAGAATGGACAGAGACTATGGTACCGTTACAAGACCAATGTCCGGAATCTACCATGGAGGAAATTAAGGAATTGTTCcatcaagatttgaagacaAGCatcgatgaaaaatttgttgaatttgaCCCCAAGCCTATTGGTGTTGCATCTTTAGCTCAAGTGCATATTGCCAGATTGAGAGAGAATGGTCAAAAAGTAGCCGTCAAATGTCAACATCcctctttgaaagaatttgTGCCGGTAGATGTGATGATGACTCAGACTGTGTTCAATTTAATGGATATAGTCTTCCCAGAATATCCGCTCACTTGGCTTGGTGATGAGTTGCAATCATCAATCTTTGTTGAGCTGGATTTTACCAAGGAAGCTAGAAACTCAATCGACACCCAGACTTACTTTTCTCAGTATAGAAAGGAGACCGCTTTAAGGATCCCAGATGTTGTTAGCGCTAAGAAGAGAATCTTAATCATGGAATATGTTGCTGGTCACAGATTGGACGatttaaaatatttggatgACAACCATATTTCCAGAGCTGAAGTGTCTGCATGCCTTTCTcatattttcaacaatatGATTTTTACACCAAATGTTGGTTTACACTGTGATCCTCATGGCGGTAATTTGGCTATAAGAGCATTGCCTAGCCGTAGCTATTTATCGGCCAATCCTCACAACTTTGAAATCATTTTATTTGACCATGGACTTTACAGATTCCCTACGACGGAAACCAGAAGATACTACGCTAAGTTTTGGTTGGCGTTATTGGACCACGACCAGGAGAAAGTTAAGATGTACGCCAAAAGATTTGCTAATATTACAGACGAGCAATTCCCACTGTTCGCCGCTGCTATTACCGGTCGCAGCATAGAGGCCGCTCTCAATTACGATATCAGTAAACCAAGAAGTAATCAAGAGATTAAAGAAATGGCATCGGGAATGGTGAAAGGTACACTTTTTTCAGATCTAATGAACATATTGTCAAGAATTCCCCGTATAGTCTTACTAATTTTGAAGACGAATGATTTGACTagaaatttggatgaatGTTTACAAAACCCATTAGGCCCCGAAAGAAGTTTTCTAATTATGACGCAGTACTGTGCTCGTACCGTTTACAACGAAGCTTGTGAAGCCATCAATAACCAATACAAGCGCTGGTCCTTATGTTGGATGTGGCAAGAATTAAAAGCTTGGCTTGAGTATGAAAGCCGTAAGAATCAATTGCTGTTGTATGATATCGCCCTGTGGTGGAAGCATAAACTCATTTAAATTGAGCAATGGTGTaagttcttcatcatcatgtACATATAATATGCAGTAAACTCTATATTCATTAAATgtgaattgaaaaattgtcatATTCTATATCAAGGTTTCGCCCTCTGTGAAGTAGTCGATATTACTTGAGATGTATTTAACTTTGCATTTGAATTAGACGTTGAATGAGATCGGGGCATGACAAGGAGTGAAGATCCGGATGTGGAAACTTGTAGAGATTCACTATCTcgttttaattttttctttctatcAATGTGATCAACATTTTCTAATCTTTCCTTTGCATCATAAAGTTCATGTTCTAACAGTACGTTACGTTCTAAATGTCTGTCGTTCTCCtcttccaagaaatttatTTTATTGGATAGAAATGCATTCtcactttccaattcatcaacacGAATCTCCAGTTCTGTTACATGGGTCCTTTGTGATTCCCATTGATCACATTTTTCGACGTAATCTCTTCGCAGTTTATCGATGACTTGCTCCATTTCAGACTCGTAATCCTTGCTCatagtttccaattcctttagTTGTGACTCTAAAGTCGAAATCACATTTAATGCAGTAGATAGATCCATCTTTTGTTGTCTATTACCATTCCATATACCGTGTAGGTTCAACTCTTAATGGAAAGCCGCACTGATCGATTATATGTGAATTTGAACTCACTCCAGATGATGGAAACATATACTTATACACACATAGAACCAGGAACATACATAGGCTTTTACAGCCTAAGAATAATTAATTATTAACTCAATATTGTTACATAGAATAGCACAATTTTTAGCACCTCTCAGCATACGCCTTGCAAATGACTACAAAGAAGTAGAGATTTCCAACAGTTTTTTAGACAGAGAGATGTCCATAATAGCCAAGCCCACAATTTTGCACAACGTTATTGATCTCCTACTGTTTGGGCATTTAAGAGTTGGTACTGTAGTACCTGCCAGCTCACCAATTTCTACAAGCTGCTCCCGATACACTCCACTATCACATAATTCACCCGATTCCAAAGGTGTGTGTTCCTTCGAATCTACAATTATAGGTGTACCTCGCCCTTGAAAACGTCCTATAGTCTCTGCATCACACTCATGCATGTAAGGTTGGTAACTACCAATTAGCGAGATGTAAGTGTGTTCCACTTCTGTGCCCGGCACTgccaaatctttaaaaagTAGATTTGGAGTCTCTGATGGAATACATCCAAAGATTACATGACTATTGGAAACACAGTTTTGGACATTAGCCCTATCGGATAGTGGGAACTGTTCCATTACAACTTCTCCAGCGTCTTCTTGAGAGTACACCGCTTTCAATAACGGTTCTAAATCCATTGGATTCTCACGGTACAGAATATTAACTTTAAATGCATCGCAGTGTCCCTTAAACAGTTGGATGACAATAAAGATGTGCCAAAATGCTTGTAATCCAGCTCCAAATACGGTGCAATTGATTCGGGGGgtgttttcaaatttggtcaGTTGGTGGTAGAGACCAATACAACTTGCCAATGCTGTTCTAATACCAGTAACCTGTTTTGCCTCTAATGTACCAAATAGAGCACCTGAATCGGCATCAGTGACGTTGATAGATCCAACAAAACCCATATTAGAATTCACATTATAACCTAATGTCTTTACACCGCTGTAGACATCGTCAATCACAGGCATGTAAAGGTGCACCGTGGAG includes these proteins:
- the TAG1 gene encoding Tag1p (similar to gnl|GLV|KLLA0F22858g Kluyveromyces lactis KLLA0F22858g and weakly similar to YLR173W uniprot|Q06247 Saccharomyces cerevisiae YLR173W Hypothetical ORF): MVDSAGMEADIETQPLLGSSPSRQVLHRGRKSRRRYYTFGITSILVLLTLGAFVWRPILSSQVVVGNAVQVSNVEISKVHLDGWNSEGNQLQLTTNLNFWVDYEDWIAGNQSQLSPWQKGLSRFASEKLVRTACFTLNNITNYDQNGTVAYVTVKEPICIDLRQGQITPLQLTVLVEPRISNIFKVIKKLVLHQYDDLQISSKVDVTIGKRVAMLHIPLGRLKNLNIKWNQMQSYLRGASEVLNRLLSMVNDVSIQDFTMKDSESGFSFDVSADPLSIPTGFDWFGWPIDSQIPQINWQVKLPDCADECTIELPSLTCLSDAVKVEDPLKLSAFIDVKGPLPESFLTQVCWSDDENAVTPITNFLNRLLNASQMVHIEAQGYPITNSHDNDNNFLIPPETLKILLEEMSFIPLAANMTLDSRDSLRRVTIDGLRIKWTAGGHRLVVAGKMVALVGLPFYKTNGQHMAVDHIKGVIKLFHDDIQFLAVPMRVWTPSTSKILHDEKKQTVIELLLDIRDDEVQVTNSMELTRVLNEIIVRGHAEVQVSARLDLLVSTPLGELALLGLKEQGNAIVRS
- the APS1 gene encoding Aps1p (highly similar to uniprot|P35181 Saccharomyces cerevisiae YLR170C APS1 Small subunit of the clathrin-associated adaptor complex AP-1 which is involved in protein sorting at the trans-Golgi network homolog of the sigma subunit of the mammalian clathrin AP-1 complex), with the translated sequence MTQIKYMILASRQGKVRLVKWYTPYTPKEKTKISKELPPLILSRKPKMCNIVEYSDHKVVYRRYASLYFICGITPEADNELLTLEIIHRYVETMDTYFGNVCELDIIFNFGKAYAILDEMLMCDGAITESSKRDVLSHIHSMDTMEGSDQLERITS
- a CDS encoding uncharacterized protein (similar to uniprot|P53110 Saccharomyces cerevisiae YGL159W Hypothetical ORF), coding for MNEVVITDKEVSEFFLAADRGTHLAFLQELEFALQRYSANPSIIPPRIKAHTPSGSTVHLYMPVIDDVYSGVKTLGYNVNSNMGFVGSINVTDADSGALFGTLEAKQVTGIRTALASCIGLYHQLTKFENTPRINCTVFGAGLQAFWHIFIVIQLFKGHCDAFKVNILYRENPMDLEPLLKAVYSQEDAGEVVMEQFPLSDRANVQNCVSNSHVIFGCIPSETPNLLFKDLAVPGTEVEHTYISLIGSYQPYMHECDAETIGRFQGRGTPIIVDSKEHTPLESGELCDSGVYREQLVEIGELAGTTVPTLKCPNSRRSITLCKIVGLAIMDISLSKKLLEISTSL
- the DPH5 gene encoding diphthine synthase (highly similar to uniprot|P32469 Saccharomyces cerevisiae YLR172C DPH5 Methyltransferase required for synthesis of diphthamide which is a modified histidine residue of translation elongation factor 2 (Eft1p or Eft2p) not essential for viability GFP-Dph5p fusion protein localizes to the cytoplasm), producing the protein MLYLVGLGLSYKSDITLRGLEAVRKCSRVYLEHYTSILMAASQEELESFYGKPIILADRELVESGSDKILANADKEDVAFLVVGDPLGATTHTDLVLRAKRQNIAVDIVHNASIMNAVGSCGLQLYQFGQTISMVFFTDNWRPDSWYDKIMENRRIGLHTLVLLDIKVKEQSIENMARGRLIFEPPRYMSISQCCEQLLEIEEKRGTKAYTPNTPVVAVSRLGSASQQFKAGTIEELSQYDAGEPLHSLVILGRQCHELELEYLLEFADDKEKLRADVLADQEYFKPAPWVPPAEEEDSE
- a CDS encoding uncharacterized protein (conserved hypothetical protein), whose protein sequence is MFVDYSGLQRFSSINRCFAHRFIQLLEYEDLDTLEERLKFLKSLEKDEVCIQRLEITDFADHSDVMDYLFKLSLSVKQMQEVSEVIRRCPTTYSVEIFNANEISVDIGDVVAWAGMFLRNTYDSIRKALYDDIKQIIVDLKPELNNSSFQDWHLLQRYLFYGWCEEVPKFMEPRTNIIIIPMNFPEIFVNNVNKNGFMSATSDITFYTFEVENGDYNSLANFNIDSLVRRPIKDKISTIWKDGDEKDYIGTVWEPTKENNIHSNNISENATTQPNFLTLFHECDSGLEPNTIVDGADNSFYMVQHDKERRHHRKYERDSSSPASDGGSAESESNSHSDKDGSLYDIFSPLSSNELPTALTPPNNASDSSPVQGKNYNYMANLEREEKSKDYALLPPPPSFLPCYSDFENSSLYNQKQGFRYKLRQLFSSSSSSLHSRSKRQSSGDKSLTGFDTIGSWADFQSSNWDDLSTKKFFRYKMRKWKKNYQYYKEVAKQCIEDFHDNTSYN
- the NDL1 gene encoding Ndl1p (similar to uniprot|Q06568 Saccharomyces cerevisiae YLR254C NDL1 homolog of nuclear distribution factor NudE NUDEL); amino-acid sequence: MDLSTALNVISTLESQLKELETMSKDYESEMEQVIDKLRRDYVEKCDQWESQRTHVTELEIRVDELESENAFLSNKINFLEEENDRHLERNVLLEHELYDAKERLENVDHIDRKKKLKRDSESLQVSTSGSSLLVMPRSHSTSNSNAKLNTSQVISTTSQRAKP
- the CQD2 gene encoding Cqd2p (similar to uniprot|Q06567 Saccharomyces cerevisiae YLR253W Hypothetical ORF), which codes for MMLFKRALKPLPLRRFATNSVQGKPVSKANKFKLTKTRITLGTVLLCGTVYYNTSDTGHELLRHVFLTSKRIGIVTVATARCFYNYKKVLRGVYDSEEERNEALSKCHKKCALVTLNALQINGGVFIKLGQHIGAMTYLLPAEWTETMVPLQDQCPESTMEEIKELFHQDLKTSIDEKFVEFDPKPIGVASLAQVHIARLRENGQKVAVKCQHPSLKEFVPVDVMMTQTVFNLMDIVFPEYPLTWLGDELQSSIFVELDFTKEARNSIDTQTYFSQYRKETALRIPDVVSAKKRILIMEYVAGHRLDDLKYLDDNHISRAEVSACLSHIFNNMIFTPNVGLHCDPHGGNLAIRALPSRSYLSANPHNFEIILFDHGLYRFPTTETRRYYAKFWLALLDHDQEKVKMYAKRFANITDEQFPLFAAAITGRSIEAALNYDISKPRSNQEIKEMASGMVKGTLFSDLMNILSRIPRIVLLILKTNDLTRNLDECLQNPLGPERSFLIMTQYCARTVYNEACEAINNQYKRWSLCWMWQELKAWLEYESRKNQLLLYDIALWWKHKLI